Sequence from the Deltaproteobacteria bacterium genome:
AGCCACGTGGCGCTCTACCTGATTTTCCATCGTCGCCGCCGGTGTGTCTTCTTCCGGGGAATAAACAAAAACGCCCATTCGCTCGAAACGAATCTCTTCAACCACGTCGCAAAGCTCTTGAAAGTCTGCATCGGTCTCACCGGGCAGGCCGGTGATAAAGGTTGTCCGTAAGGTCAAATCGCTGATGCGCTCGCGCAACTTACGCAGCAACGCCAAGGTGCTTTCGCCGCCTTTACCACGTTTCATATTGCGAAGGATATTATCAGAGATATGCTGCAGCGGCATGTCCAGATACGGAAGAATATGAGGCGAATCTGCCATCGCATCCATCACTTCTGTGGTCAGACCTTTCGGGTAAGCATAAAGTGAGCGGACCCACATCGGTCCGGGAGTTTTCTCACCAACCTCATGAAAAGCCCGGAGTAAACTCGCTAGGTTTTCCTTGTCGCCACGGCGGTCGTTCCCAAAGGCGCAAAGATCTTGAGCAATAAGGTTAAATTCCGTGGTCCCTTTGGCTCGTAGCCCCTCTACTTCATGCATGATGTCCGCAATCGTTCGCGATCGTTGAGGACCTCGTAGCTTGGGAATGATGCAAAAAGCGCAGGTATTTGAACAACCTTCGCTCACTTTTACGTAGCTCATATAGCCCGGAAGTGAGGCGACTCGGGGTGAAGCTGAGCCAAGCTGGAAGTCGGGATCGGGAATATGGATGTTTCGTTCGCCCACCTGCTCATCGTGGCGAAAGGGAACAAGCTTGTTCTTTCCTTTAAGCCGAGGGTGATCGTCAACAATCTGGAGAAGCCCGCGAGGTTTGGGCGGCATCTCTGAAACCGCACCGCCTTTTAAGACCTGAGCAATCGTATGGAAGTTTCCGGTTCCCAAAAAATGGTCTACTTCGGGAAGCTCTTTGGCCAGTTCCGGCGCATAGCGCTGGCTTAAACAACCGGCAACAATCAGCTTTTTGACGTTACCCTCTTTTTTAAGGCCTTCCATCTCGATGATGGCGTCTACGGATTCCTCTTTAGCTGCATCGATAAAACCACAGGTATTTACGACCACAACATCGGCATCTTCAGGAGAATCCACGGGCCGATAGCCCTCTTCGAGCATATGACCGAGCATAACTTCGCTATCTACACGGTTTTTGGGGCACCCAAGCGAGAGCATATGAATGGTTTGCTCTTGTTTCATCGTGAACCTCGTCTCAAAAATAAGCCTGCAGCCTGTCGCCGCGCGGCACCCTTACAAAACGCAACCCGGCGTGTCTACGTCAAAGTTCTACAAAATAGCAGAAAACTCTTTGAATTTCAGCTGTTTGTAGTGATCTTAATGGGTTTGAGTTCGATGGAGAGAGTTTGTGGTGCGGGCGGAGGGAGTCGAACCCCCACAGATTGCTCCACCGGAACCTAAATCCGGCGCGTCTACCAATTCCGCCACGCCCGCAGCGGCACGGGACCCTAAATGACTTTAAAATCACATTCTGTCAATAACTTAGATGCATCTAATCGAGCGAAGGGCTTGAGCCACGCTAAACAAACGGATTATGAATTCATCATGCGCCTGTGTATCTATACTGCAATATTGATGTTCGCCATGAGCGCGTGCTGGTGTGGATCGGACGGACCACCTCGGCCGGTTCAACCCGCTCCCGGAGCGCCAGCACATTGACAGAGCCATAACGGCTCCTATTTTTGAGAAAGATTATGTCCAGACAACCCGTACAAAATTTCTTCGATGGGCTCCCGCCAACCGGGCGAATCACCAAATGGTTTTGCATCGCCACCGTGGTCATTTCGTTGATCGGGTCGCAGACTCAAATGCGCCTGGGTTTGGGGATCGATAATTTAGTGTTCAACGTCGATGCTGTTCTTAATCTCGAACTGTGGCGCCTCATCACCTACCCATTCGCCTACCATCAACCTTTCGGCCTTGTGATTGGTGTTTTCGTATTTTGGCTCTTTGGTAAGCTCTACGAAAAAAGATGGGGTGAAAATAACTTTTTTAAATTCATTGCCTTAAGCGGTATCGGAGCTGCCGGGCTTGCCATCCCACTGAGTTA
This genomic interval carries:
- the rimO gene encoding 30S ribosomal protein S12 methylthiotransferase RimO, with the protein product MKQEQTIHMLSLGCPKNRVDSEVMLGHMLEEGYRPVDSPEDADVVVVNTCGFIDAAKEESVDAIIEMEGLKKEGNVKKLIVAGCLSQRYAPELAKELPEVDHFLGTGNFHTIAQVLKGGAVSEMPPKPRGLLQIVDDHPRLKGKNKLVPFRHDEQVGERNIHIPDPDFQLGSASPRVASLPGYMSYVKVSEGCSNTCAFCIIPKLRGPQRSRTIADIMHEVEGLRAKGTTEFNLIAQDLCAFGNDRRGDKENLASLLRAFHEVGEKTPGPMWVRSLYAYPKGLTTEVMDAMADSPHILPYLDMPLQHISDNILRNMKRGKGGESTLALLRKLRERISDLTLRTTFITGLPGETDADFQELCDVVEEIRFERMGVFVYSPEEDTPAATMENQVERHVAEERKDHLMRLQQAISQEQQAAWIGKKVEVLVEGVSEETELLLQGRHIGQAPDIDGVTYINDGMAYPGDLVTIEVEETTDYDLVGGILDPA